One genomic window of Aquisalimonas sp. 2447 includes the following:
- the cydB gene encoding cytochrome d ubiquinol oxidase subunit II codes for MELLDLTLIWILIIGFGVFMYVLMDGFDLGVGILFPFAPDEASRDAMMNSVAPVWDGNETWLILGGAGLLAAFPLVYAVFLPALYIGVFLLLAGLIFRGVAFEFRFKANRSRYLWNWSFFGGSLVATFAQGAVVGAYIQGFETYGFTYVGGPLDWLTPFTVMTGLALVCGYTLLGATWLVLKTEGPLQDWAYAVARRMLLAVMVFFVIISIWTPLAEVRVMERWFGNLEWLWVFPLVTVGAAYWLWQAIEQRREGVPFVATMVLFIMFYIGLLISMWPLAVPPDHTFWDAASAPASQLFLLLGVLFLTPVVLGYTAWTYWVFRGKVSAHSGGYH; via the coding sequence ATGGAACTGCTTGATCTGACGCTGATCTGGATTCTGATCATCGGCTTCGGCGTGTTCATGTACGTGCTCATGGACGGCTTCGATCTGGGCGTGGGGATTCTCTTCCCTTTCGCCCCCGATGAAGCCTCACGCGACGCGATGATGAACTCCGTGGCGCCGGTCTGGGACGGCAATGAAACCTGGCTGATCCTCGGTGGAGCGGGGCTTCTCGCAGCCTTTCCGCTGGTCTACGCCGTGTTCCTGCCTGCGCTCTACATCGGTGTATTCCTGCTTCTGGCGGGCCTGATCTTCCGCGGTGTCGCCTTCGAGTTTCGGTTCAAGGCCAACCGGTCACGCTACCTATGGAACTGGTCCTTCTTTGGTGGCTCGCTGGTAGCGACATTCGCCCAAGGTGCCGTGGTGGGCGCTTACATCCAGGGCTTCGAGACCTATGGCTTCACCTACGTCGGTGGGCCGCTAGACTGGCTGACCCCGTTCACCGTGATGACGGGCTTGGCCTTGGTGTGTGGGTATACGCTCCTCGGCGCCACCTGGCTGGTGCTCAAGACCGAAGGTCCGCTGCAGGACTGGGCCTATGCGGTGGCCAGGCGCATGTTGCTCGCTGTGATGGTGTTCTTCGTCATCATCAGTATCTGGACACCCTTGGCCGAGGTCCGAGTCATGGAGCGCTGGTTCGGGAATCTGGAGTGGCTCTGGGTATTCCCTCTCGTGACAGTGGGCGCGGCCTACTGGCTCTGGCAGGCCATCGAGCAACGTCGTGAAGGTGTGCCGTTCGTGGCCACGATGGTGTTGTTCATCATGTTCTACATCGGTCTGCTGATCAGCATGTGGCCTTTGGCTGTGCCGCCGGATCACACCTTCTGGGATGCGGCCTCTGCGCCTGCGAGCCAGCTATTCCTCCTGCTGGGCGTGCTATTCCTCACCCCTGTCGTGTTGGGCTACACGGCCTGGACCTACTGGGTGTTCCGCGGCAAGGTGTCCGCGCATTCCGGCGGGTACCATTAG
- a CDS encoding D-amino acid dehydrogenase — MQRVAIIGGGITGVTTAYSLLKRGFDVTLYERNRYTAMETSYANGGQLSASNAEVWNHWPTVFKGLRWMLRADAPLLVNPKPSWHKLSWFAEFMAAIPRYAHNTSETARLAIAARDHLFQWAADEGIEFDLQRRGILHIYRTRQGFAHAQRVSALLAKGGLERRPVTPEEMRTLEPNLAGEYHGGFFTETDATGDIHKFTQGLASAIQRRGATIRYGVEVHDVGASANSAWVRHGQGRDEYDALVVCAGVGSRSLGAKLGDRVNVYPVKGYSITVHLDDPASQQAAPWVSLLDDEAKLVTSRLGADRFRVAGTAEFNGFNRDIRHDRIRPLIRWVEQCFPGVDTRRVVHWAGLRPMLPDMMPRIGRGTQPTVFYNTGHGHLGWTLSAVTAELVADAVMTTGSAQSNLNLVSYG; from the coding sequence ATGCAGCGTGTTGCCATCATCGGCGGAGGGATCACGGGGGTCACCACGGCTTACTCTCTGCTCAAGCGTGGTTTCGACGTCACACTCTATGAGCGCAACCGGTACACGGCGATGGAGACCTCCTACGCGAATGGGGGCCAACTCTCGGCGTCTAACGCGGAGGTTTGGAATCACTGGCCCACGGTGTTCAAGGGGCTGCGCTGGATGCTTCGTGCGGACGCCCCCTTGTTGGTCAACCCGAAGCCCTCCTGGCACAAGTTGAGCTGGTTCGCCGAGTTCATGGCAGCCATCCCTCGTTACGCCCATAACACCTCGGAGACGGCGCGGCTCGCGATCGCGGCGCGTGATCACCTGTTCCAGTGGGCCGCAGACGAGGGAATCGAGTTTGATCTGCAGCGCCGCGGTATTCTCCATATCTACCGCACCAGGCAGGGGTTCGCCCATGCGCAACGCGTCTCCGCGCTGCTGGCCAAAGGCGGGTTGGAGCGTCGGCCCGTCACGCCAGAGGAGATGCGCACCCTTGAGCCGAACCTCGCTGGCGAGTATCACGGCGGTTTTTTCACGGAAACCGATGCCACCGGTGATATTCACAAGTTTACGCAAGGCCTTGCCTCCGCCATTCAACGGCGCGGTGCCACCATCCGCTACGGGGTCGAAGTGCATGATGTCGGAGCGAGCGCCAACAGCGCCTGGGTACGTCATGGGCAGGGCCGAGATGAATACGATGCACTCGTGGTCTGTGCCGGTGTCGGGAGTCGCAGTTTGGGAGCCAAGCTCGGAGATAGGGTCAACGTCTATCCTGTCAAGGGCTATTCGATTACCGTGCACCTGGACGATCCCGCCTCCCAGCAGGCGGCCCCATGGGTGAGTCTGCTCGACGATGAGGCCAAGCTGGTGACGAGTCGGCTGGGAGCAGACCGGTTCCGGGTCGCCGGGACGGCGGAGTTCAACGGTTTCAATCGCGATATCCGTCACGACCGCATTCGTCCGTTGATCCGTTGGGTCGAGCAGTGCTTCCCCGGAGTGGATACCCGCAGGGTCGTTCATTGGGCAGGCTTGCGCCCGATGCTCCCGGACATGATGCCGCGCATTGGCAGGGGCACGCAGCCAACCGTGTTCTACAACACGGGCCATGGCCACCTTGGCTGGACGCTGTCTGCCGTGACTGCCGAACTGGTCGCGGATGCTGTCATGACAACAGGTTCGGCTCAGTCGAACCTGAATCTTGTCTCCTATGGCTGA
- a CDS encoding DUF1289 domain-containing protein: MAESPCVKVCKIENGACVGCGRTLEEIAQWSKMSNAERQRVLDRLAAASAVSAAAKPVSLDI; the protein is encoded by the coding sequence GTGGCAGAAAGTCCCTGCGTCAAGGTGTGCAAGATCGAAAACGGCGCGTGTGTCGGCTGCGGCCGCACGCTCGAGGAAATCGCGCAGTGGTCCAAAATGAGTAACGCAGAGCGTCAGCGAGTTCTGGACAGGCTCGCCGCGGCGAGTGCCGTTTCAGCCGCAGCAAAGCCGGTTTCACTTGACATCTGA
- a CDS encoding IS1182 family transposase codes for MNRFIPVDRQTDYLLPPSVDDWLPEDHLARFVVDVVEQLDLSELTRQYAGRGRKAHHPSVLLSLLVYGYATGVFSSRKIERATYDSVAFRYLAANTHPDHDTLATFRRRFLPELEGLFTQVLVLAREMKLLKLGTIALDGTKVKANASKHKALSYGHASRVEEQLKAEVKALTERAEAADRDEAGDGMDIPEEIARREQRLAAIAEAKATIEARAQERDDAEQQAYETKQAEREAQRQAGTPPRGREPKPPETGPRGSDQVNLTDEQSRIMPVTGKGFDQCYNAQAAVDTDTVLVTYVHVTQAANDKQQLAPLLTGLAALPPGLGTPRHLLGDTGYYSAANVHQCHSHGIEPLVAIKRDAHHRPVFERFAADPSTPDTDDPVAIMAHRLATQAGRRLYALRKHTVEPVFGIIKQVMGFRQLSMRGLDQARGEWRLVTMAWNIKRMHRLMAA; via the coding sequence ATGAACCGTTTCATCCCGGTCGACCGCCAGACCGATTACTTGCTGCCGCCGTCGGTGGATGACTGGTTGCCAGAGGACCATCTGGCGCGGTTTGTGGTCGATGTGGTCGAGCAGCTCGATCTCTCGGAGCTCACGCGCCAGTACGCCGGCCGTGGGCGCAAGGCGCACCACCCCTCGGTGCTGCTGAGCCTGCTGGTCTATGGGTATGCCACGGGCGTGTTCTCCAGCCGCAAGATCGAGCGTGCGACCTACGACTCGGTGGCCTTCCGGTATCTGGCGGCCAATACCCACCCGGATCATGACACGCTGGCGACGTTCCGCCGGCGCTTTCTCCCGGAGCTGGAGGGGTTGTTCACGCAGGTGCTGGTGCTCGCACGGGAGATGAAGCTGCTCAAGCTCGGCACCATTGCCCTGGACGGAACCAAGGTCAAGGCCAACGCCAGCAAGCACAAGGCGCTGTCGTATGGCCATGCTTCGCGGGTGGAGGAGCAACTCAAGGCCGAAGTCAAAGCGCTGACCGAACGTGCCGAGGCCGCCGACCGCGATGAGGCGGGTGATGGTATGGACATCCCCGAGGAGATCGCCCGGCGTGAGCAGCGCCTGGCCGCCATCGCCGAGGCCAAGGCGACGATCGAGGCGCGGGCCCAGGAGCGCGATGACGCCGAGCAACAGGCCTATGAGACGAAGCAGGCCGAGCGCGAGGCGCAGCGTCAGGCCGGGACACCGCCGCGGGGGCGCGAGCCCAAGCCCCCGGAGACTGGCCCGCGGGGCAGTGACCAGGTCAACCTCACCGATGAGCAATCGCGCATCATGCCGGTAACTGGCAAGGGCTTCGATCAGTGTTATAACGCACAGGCGGCGGTTGATACCGACACCGTGCTGGTCACCTATGTGCATGTCACCCAGGCGGCCAATGACAAACAGCAGCTCGCGCCGCTGCTCACTGGGCTGGCGGCCTTGCCGCCGGGGTTGGGGACACCGCGCCACCTGCTTGGCGACACCGGCTACTACAGTGCCGCGAACGTCCACCAGTGCCACTCCCACGGGATCGAGCCGCTGGTGGCCATCAAACGTGACGCGCACCACCGGCCGGTGTTCGAGCGCTTCGCCGCCGACCCGTCGACACCGGACACCGATGATCCGGTTGCGATCATGGCCCATCGCCTCGCCACCCAGGCCGGGCGTAGGCTGTACGCGCTTCGCAAACACACGGTTGAGCCAGTGTTCGGCATCATCAAGCAGGTGATGGGCTTTCGGCAGTTATCCATGCGCGGGCTCGATCAAGCCCGTGGTGAGTGGCGCCTGGTGACCATGGCCTGGAACATCAAGCGGATGCACCGCCTGATGGCGGCATGA